Part of the Bacillus andreraoultii genome is shown below.
AAGCCATGGAAAACATAGATGTATCTAATGTCACTCGTATAGCGATGGATGAAACATCACGAGCAAAAGGCCATAAATATGTGACATTTTTTATTAATATGGATACCAAACGCTTAATTTTCGCTACTACTGGTAAAGGTGCAGATGTACTGCAGGTGTTTAGCCAGTTTCTAGACAGTAAAGGGGTTTTACATTCCCAGATTAAAGAATTTTGTTGCGATATGTCACCAGCCTTTATTTCGGGTATTGAAGAGAAATTCCCGAATGCAACGATTACGTTTGATAAATTTCATGTCATGAAAATGGTAAATGAAGCATTAGATCAGGTACGAAAACAAGAACAAGCTACACAGCCAGAACTTAAAAATTCACGATACGCTTGGCTGAAGAACCCCGAAAACCTAACAGAAAAACAAGGAAGTAAATTGGCTAAATTAAAGGATTTGGATTTGGCAACAGGCCGTGCCTACCGCATGAAACTATCGCTTCAGAAAATGTGGACTAAACACCCAATCCTTTCTGAATTGTATTTTGATGAATGGCATAGCTGGGCTATTCGATCCCGACTAGAACCAATGATTAAAGTTGCAAAAACACTAAAACAACATAAAGGCGGAATCTTAAGATGGTTTGTTACAAAGATGACCAATGGCCTTCTTGAAGGAATAAACAGTTTAGTTCAGGCTACCAAAAGAAAGGCTCGTGGATACCGAACAGCCGATAATTTTATTGCCATGGCCTATGCAACGGTTAATAAACTTGATCTTATTGGTATATCATGACTTGTTTTATCCTTTCTTGTTTGCTTAGCGACCAGCACTTAGAGGTAGGATAGGCTGTCAAGTGCTTTCCTTGACAACCTATCCTACATCTAAGATAATACCGGTGGCAAACAAGGAAATGATAGAATCCTATGGGCACTGGTAACCTGTTTTTTCAACATTAAACAGCGAAGAGCCTTCCCTCGTAACTCTCCTACAATTCTGATTATTTTATAGCGGATCCCTTTCTCGGTCGTAGTTACTTCAGATACGTTTCAATCGCTTCTGGCTTTCCAAGAAAATATCCTTGCCCAAAAGGAATTCCAAGCTCTCTTGCAATCTGTAAATCTTCTTGATATTCAAGACCTTCCAAAACAATTTTGGCGTGTTTCCCCAAAAATCGACTGAAATGATGAATAAATTCTTGCTTTTTCGTTGACTTCGATAAGTTTTTTGAAAAGTATAAATCTAGTTTTGCTATATGAGGCTCAATTTCAATCACTGTTTTTACATTTGCTTGGCCCTTCCCAATATCATCAACAGAGATGAGGAATCCTTTTTCCTTCAACATATTCGCAACTCCTATTAAATTATCAAAATCAGTAATTACCTCTGATTCATTTAATTCAAAGACAATTGAGTTTGGATTAATATCCCATGTCAATAAAACTTCATTTAACAAGTCTAAAAACGT
Proteins encoded:
- a CDS encoding ISL3 family transposase, which produces MKNFEEEYNVFQDALEIPKPWYVFHNELAKEENTLHIYIEYQSGAEFSCPNCGKTGCKVHDIQDQDRTWRHLNFWQYKTILHARMPRVKCESCGKIRTVVIDWARPGAGFSLLFEHHVLSLMVEMPVAAVAREVGEHDTRLWRVFKYYVNKAMENIDVSNVTRIAMDETSRAKGHKYVTFFINMDTKRLIFATTGKGADVLQVFSQFLDSKGVLHSQIKEFCCDMSPAFISGIEEKFPNATITFDKFHVMKMVNEALDQVRKQEQATQPELKNSRYAWLKNPENLTEKQGSKLAKLKDLDLATGRAYRMKLSLQKMWTKHPILSELYFDEWHSWAIRSRLEPMIKVAKTLKQHKGGILRWFVTKMTNGLLEGINSLVQATKRKARGYRTADNFIAMAYATVNKLDLIGIS
- a CDS encoding EAL domain-containing protein; this translates as MMHLVKEKTEENELYHVIQPIVDLTQDKIIGFEFLLRSHKIPNPEKLFRLAKENDELNRLDQVSIFKILETIHNKKEKLKDYLYFINVYPSTLVNQTFLDLLNEVLLTWDINPNSIVFELNESEVITDFDNLIGVANMLKEKGFLISVDDIGKGQANVKTVIEIEPHIAKLDLYFSKNLSKSTKKQEFIHHFSRFLGKHAKIVLEGLEYQEDLQIARELGIPFGQGYFLGKPEAIETYLK